The Aulosira sp. FACHB-615 nucleotide sequence TATATTTCCATTGATTGAAAATAGGTATATTCAAATATTTACCAACAGTAAATATTTCATCAATTGTATATATAGCAATACTTACAGGTAATCAGTAAATCTACATCTTTTAGGTAAAAGATGTAGATTTACGATTTTTTATATTCTGGTTAGAACGGATTTATTTACTAATCAAAAATCCGTATGGCAGAACCAACACTACAAGAAGTATTCGGTGCAAACGCAATACAAGACGCTAATACAATCACCATTTACAAATCTGACTTACCAGGATTAACACCACAAGAAAACAACACGGCAGAAAGTTTGCTAACGGGAATAAATGTAAAAGCAAAGCAAGCACTAACACAAAGTAACTTTGATGAAAACTTAGACCAATCAGTTTTCATCGAAAGAGGATTCTCAAATTTTACATTTCGAGGCCCAAACCAGGATTCTTACCGAGTTGACGTTTTAACAATTAACCTTGCTAAACCTGACGACAGCGACGAAATCGACCCAGATAACTATTAATGGCAGGCTGGGAAATCAGAGTAGACATACCCTACTCATATAACGGTAGTCCCACCATACCTTACAGCTATTACCCGGTTGGTTGTTTTCGCGGTGGCTACAATTACTACCTCAATGGCGGCGATTTTATTCTTACCCATGCTGATGGTGAGACAAGACTAGGCGGCGGTTGGCTTGGTGGCTATGCAATACAAAGTTTCAACGTTGTTAATCTTGCCCCATGTTGTCCTGAAGGTTGGATGCGGTGCAAAAACGCCAATGGTACATACTGCTGTCTTCCCTGTGATGAAATTAAAAATTCAATTGCAAGCATCACAGCAAATTTAAGGAACGTTAAATAATGAGTGATTGCTGTTCTGAGATTAAGAGCGAATTGGCCGCTTTACGCGCGGAAGTTGCCAGAATAGCTAATTTAAAATCTAACCCTGTTGACGAATACGCTCGTAGATTAGCCAAGGAAGCACTAAAAACCGCTTACCTAGCTGATGCAAATGCCTATAAAGCATTAGCGGGAGTAGAGGATGTACGCGCCGAGATCAAAGAACTCAAAGCAATTTTGGTAGCTGTGGCTGCGGCGGCAGCATTAGCGGCGGCAGCAATGGCGGCGGCTGGTGCTGCTGCTAGTGCGGCGGCTGGTGCAGTAGCTAAAGCCAGCGAAGCTCTAGGTAAGATAGCTGGTTTACTTGATAAAATCAGTACCATTCTTGAGTTGATAGATTCGTTGCTGTTTTTGAAGCATTTAGTCCAGCAAATTCAGCAGGGGCAATTATCACTCGAAGATACTGTTAATGCTTTGCAACTTGGCGTAAATGCCCTGCGTGGTCAAGTTGGTCGCGGTGGCCCGCCGGGAAGAGATGGCAGACCAGGACGTGACGGGCGTAACGGTAATGACGGACGACCGGGACGTGATGGACGTAACGGCGTTGACGGACGACTAGGACGTGACGGACAGCGTGGACTTCCCGGTAATGACGGTAGACGCGGACTACCCGGACGTGACGGACTGCGCGGACTTCCCGGTAGAGACGGTAGACCAGGACTACCCGGACGTGATGGACTGCGCGGACTTCCGGGTAGTGACGGTAGACCAGGACTGCCAGGACGTGATGGCAGAAATGGTGTTGACGGTCGTAATGGTCAAGATGGTCAACCAGGAAGAAACGGCGTTGACGGTCGTAATGGCAGCGACGGTCAGCCAGGAAGAAACGGTGTTGACGGTCGTAATGGTCGTGACGGTCAACCAGGAAGAAACGGTGTTGACGGTCGTAATGGTCAAGATGGTCAAGTTACAACCATCACACTAGAACGAGTCAAAGTCGAAAACAAATTTGAATATATTTACCGTCCCGCACCAGCACCAATCGTTATTCATGGCCGAGATGGTAAAAATGGTTTAGCTGGTCGTGATGGTCGAGACGGGCGAGACGGTCGCAACGGCGTTGATGCAGTCTTAAAACCTTACCCTATACCGCGAAACGGTGTTGATGGTCGTCCTGGGCGAGACGGGCGTAACGGTTTAGATGGTCGTCCCGGTCGTCCCGGTTTACGAGGTTTACCAGGAACTAACGGACGTAACGGCGTTGACGGTAGAACCGGGTTAAACGGTCGCAACGGTACAGATGGTAGAAATGGCGTTGATGGTAGAACCGGGTTAAACGGTCGCAACGGTACAGATGGCAGAAATGGGTTAAATGGTCGCAACGGCACAGATGGTAGAAACGGCGTTGACGGTAGAACCGGGTTAAATGGTCGCAACGGCGTTGACGGCAGAAATGGGCTAAATGGTCGTAACGGTACAGATGGCAGAAATGGCGTTGACGGTAGAACTGGGTTAAACGGTCGTAACGGCACAGATGGTAGAAACGGCGTTGACGGTAAAAACGGCTATGGGGTGAATGGGCGTGACGGTGTAGACGGTCGCAATGGTTTAAACGGGCGTGATGGTGTAGACGGAAAGGATGGTAAGCCAGGAGAGGATGCAGATGTGAAGTTTGTAAGTATTCAGGTTCCTACTTGCGTATGCGAACAACAGCCTGATGGCAGTTGGAAACCAAAACGAGTTAATACCACTGTGACAGCGATTGCGAATAAATCTGGAACTGCCAATAACTCAAAAACCATAATTTCGGAACATGAAGAGTTATGCAAAGCGAATGAAGAACTTTGTTTAGCGAAAAATAAAGAATTTGAAGCTTATCTTTCTGTCCCTGATCACTGGCCGACTCGTAGCGGACAAAAACCACAATTGGCAATTCAATATGCTGAGAATAAAGGTAACGGCAAGATTGGTAGAACAAGATGGACTTTATTACTACCACATTACCGATACGGTCAAACGCATGATCCGAAATTTCCAGACTACGAAAAAGGTTCTTTTTTAGGTGTACAAGAATTAAACGATAATTCTAAAATTACTGTTTGGTGTAAGTCTAAACAAGAGTGTTTAAGAATTATTGGTATTCTTAAGCAATACGTTGAGCCAAAATTTTTAGAAAATATCAACCCGCCGACAGTAACAGATTCAAATGCTAGTAGAAAAGAATCTTCCGTGACTCCAACATTAATGCAATTTTTCCCCAATGGTCAAAAAGATGATGCTCCAGCATGGTCTAAAAAGCTGAGAAAGAAATGAATAATGTTTTAGAATTTGATTCTGTTTTTATGATTAATGGCAGATTAGCAATTAAATTACAAACTCTTGCTAAACTGCTAAAATACTCTGATGTTTATCTATTACAGCTAGTTAAAAGCCTAGCAAAAAAAGGAATCAAGATAGGGTTTAAATGGAAACGTAATTGGTACATATTTTTACCAAAAACTCCTATCAACAAGCTGATTCAAAACAAGAATAATGTCAATATTAATGGTGGAGATAGTAGAGGTAGTGCAACTACGCCATCAGGAAACATAATCAATGACGATTGGAATAATGCTATTGATGAATTACCTAGTGGAATTACTGACACTTTACAAAAAACAAATTTTTCAATTAGCACGATTAATAATCAGCTTGTTATTTCAACTGGATTTATTAACTTACTTTCTTCGACCGTAGACCCAAAGAAAGTATCTCTACAGTTTCCCTTGTCTCAAGCCAGTTTCAAGAGTACCACTGACTATAAGTACGGCTATTACATTTATTACCGTGAGGATAGAATGTCTACTTTTGATCCAGGCGATGCAGGAACTTTAAAATCTACCCAATTACCAGCAGCTTTATTTGAAATCTGTAGAGCTTTAGACGCTGCTGAGAATACCCGCAATGGTGCTAACCCAGGGCTGACACCACGCCGAAATATCTCTACAACTGTTAGCTTTGACACAGGAACAATTGCTGTAGCTGCAACCATTCCAGTTACACCTAGCATTGGTGCTGGTGGATTAATCCAATTGACCGCTAGTGATTACCTTGGCGCTCCCTACTCTAACTTTACTAACGGCGGTGGTGATTTAGCTTCTGATACTTTGCCGGAAGCATTGTTAGAAATGGCTAATCTACTTGCAGCAGCAGAAAAAGCTGTTACACCAGCAGAAAACCAGCCAAATAATGTACAGGTTCAGTTCGATTTAGAAACTGGCTCTGCTACCATTAGCGCCAATATGCCTTTTACCACTGCGGCTGCAACTAATGGTGATGTTACTGTTCATGCCATTGATTATCTCTAATTCATGAATATCCACAATTTATTCATAGGTAGGTAATTAAATGGCTGGTAAATTAGGCCCTAGAGCTACAGTTTTATTCAAATCTGGCAGTGGTCAAGGTAAAGGCGCAAAGTCTCAATATGTTTATATGTTGAGGTCTGTTGCTGAAAAGTTAGGATTGAAAATCGTACCTGATGCTACCGTGACTCGTAAAGCACCAGCAAGCAGTAAAGGGAAAAAAGAAATTAAAGTTTCTGTCAGGGGTAGTTTTGGTGCAAAGCGGATTAAAGTACCTTTACCTGGCACTCAAAGTAATACTGCTACGAGAAAGGGTGTGAAAGTCAAGTATCTTTCTGTTCCCGTTCCGGCTGATGCCACAATTGCGGACATTAAAAAGTTTCTGCAAGGTGCTAGTAAGAAACCCCAAAGTTTTGTTAGTCCCAATGGACGCACTTATTCACTCTCTACTAAGTAGATGAATAATGAATTTCAACTAGTATTTAAAAATCAGTATAGATTTGATTTGAAAATAGTTGATTCTGTACTGATTCCTTATTTATTTGAAGGACAAGAGCAACTAATAATAAATATTGATGCTAACCCGTCAAAAAGATATAGAACTAGTGGAAGAATTGAACAAATCCTTATAGATTTAGGCTCTACGGTTGGTGTTGGTGAAGTACTAAAACTTGGGTCACAGGTAGTCACATTTTCCAATGATTTAGGCAGGTTTAAACTGAAATTCTACCCTAATAGATATATTGGAAACACTACCTTTAGCATCAAAAGAAATACTACTTTCTCACTCAGTAATCAAGATTTATCATCGGTTGTTGATGCCATAAATACGGTACAAACCTCTGTTGATTACTTAAATGAATTAATCGGGGGTGATGATGCCAATTAACATTAATGATGATGAATTTCCTGCTGCCAATGATGACACGTTGAATTTAGTGCAAATAGTCAAAAGTCTTGTCTATTTGGTTAAAAGAATTACTGGTAAAAGTTCATGGAAACATGAGCCGGATTTAACCTTAGATGCTCTCAATTCTGCATTCCTTGATGGCACTTTGAAGGGTGAGAAAGGGGACAAGGGTGACACTGGTGAGCAAGGCTCTCAAGGTATTCAGGGTGAGAAAGGGGACAAGGGTGATCCTGGTTCAAACGCTAACGTTACTCCTGGGGCATGGCAAACACCTACTCTTCAAAATGGGTGGTCTACCTTTGATGTAACACCTAAATATAGAAAACTTGCTGATGGCAGGCTAGAAGTAAAAGGTTCTGTGAAATTTAATAGTATCCCTGCTTTACCTTCTACCATTTTTACTTTACCTGTAGGCTATAGGCCAATTGAGATACAACGATTATCTTGCGTGACACAATTCAACGCCGAGAATAGAGCCGCAAGAATAGCGGTAGGAACCGATGGCGCGGTGTTCTTTACTGGTGTAAGTAACGCAACGGTAACTAACACATCTATCTCTAATTTCCCCTTGAATTTTGTTTGTCCATTGGATTGATATGTATGACAGCCGAACGAATTGGAATGTTAGTAACTTCTGTTACTATTATTACTCAGGCAGGACTTTATTTACTTAGTGGGGGGTTTTCTGCTGGTGGTAAGCTCACCAAAATCGAATCTGAGATGAGAATGATTCGCCAAGAACTCAGGGCTTCTAATCAGATGCAGGATTACCGCATTAATAAATTGGAAGAGCAAACACCAACTAAATAACCCTCTGGGGATTCAATCTACATCCCTGTTAACTAGGGTGGGAAAGTAGGCAATGATAGTTCTCAGATACTTAGTAATTTTACTGACTTATATTGGTCTAGGACTGGGCTATTTACCTGGGCTGCGGATGAATCGTGCCACGATCGCCCTTGTGGGTGCGGCTTTTTTAATGGCATTGGGATTACTGGATTTATCTGCGGCGTGGAGTGCTATTGACTACAAAACCCTTGTCTTTTTGTTTGGGATGATGATTATTAGTGCTAATCTGGCGGCTTCTGGTTTTTTTCAGTTGGCTGTTGATTACACTATCCGTTATGTCCACAGTCCATTAGGGTTATTAATAGTCTTAACTTTTGGCAGTGGCTTTCTCTCAGCACTATTCCTCAATGATACGATCGCTCTTATCCTCACGCCTTTGGTAGTTGGCATCACTCAGTTACTCAGTCTCAACCCTATTCCTTATTTGTTGGCGTTGGCTGGTGCAACTAATCTGGGTTCTGTTGCTACCCTGAGTGGTAATCCACAGAATATTTTAATTGGTTCGTTTTCGGGGATTAGTTATCTAGACTTTGCCAAGGCTTTGACACCACTAGCTTTAATCGGTTTGGTAATTCAGGTAGGTTGGTTATGGTGGTTATATCCAGAGGTGCGATCGCTACATCCTTATCTAAAAGTTGAACTACCACGCTACCGCACCTTCAAACCATTGTTAGTCAAGAGTTTATTAATTACTACTGGATTGTTGATAGCTTTTTTGCTGGGAATTCCCACGGCGGAAGCTACCCTGATAGCGGCTGGATTATTACTCGTCACACGCCGGATCAAACCAGCGCGAATTTTGCCAAAAGTTGACTGGGACTTGCTATTGATGTTTTGTGGGTTGTTTATCCTAACTGAAGGTGTCCAAAAATTGGGGGCGCTGGAATGGTTTTCTCCTTTCGTTCATACTCCCTGGAGTATTTTGGGAGTCACGGTGTTGTTATCGAATCTTGTTTCTAATGTCCCGGCGGTACTGCTACTACATCACCTCATTCCCCATCCTGACAAGCAAACTTGGCTACTACTAGCGGCGGCTTCCACACTGGCAGGAAATTTAACGCTGTTGGGTTCTGTTGCCAATTTGATTGTAGCGGAGGCAGTTGCTAAGAAAGGATATCGGCTGACATTTGGCGAACATTTGCGATTTGGGCTACCGCTAACTGTTGTAACTCTGGCGCTTACCTATGTTTGGATTTTTAAACTCAGAGTTTGGTGAATTTATATGTATACCAAACCCTTACACCCAGTTTCCACAGAAAATCTTTGTGCTTAAGTCTTATATTAGGAATACGGTTTGATTCCTGAATCTAATTGTGTAGGCAGGGAGTAGGGAATGGGGAGTAGGGAGTAGGAAAGAAGTCTGCTCTGGGTGTACTGATTTTTTTCCCAAATCAAATATTAGTCCTATACATTAGTTCAGTTTCTGTGGTCTGGTATAGTTTTTGAAATTAGGCGGTACTGCAATATTGGGGGCTAATTTAGCATCGTTTATAGGTACAGCCGCCGTCAATTTTAAGGGAATTTCCCCAGCCCAGACGGGTATTTGATAATCAACTTCATCATCAATTGGCCCTCCAGTCCGAATCTTGGCGCTGGCTTCTGTCAGGGGCAAAGATAACACTATGGTTCTAGATAATTCTTGATGATTGGGCGATCGCACTTCCTGCCATCTTCCTAAAATGACATGTTCTGTAAATGCTTGCAAGGCTGCTAATTTCTGGGCTGCATCCTCGATTAAAGTTGCTTTACCAAAAATAACCACTGAGCGATAATTCATGGAGTGGTGAAATGCCGATCGCGCTAATACCAACCCATCAATTAAAGTTACAGTGACGCAAACATCAATACCTTGTTGCAGCGATCGTAACATTCGACTAGCGGGTGAACCATGAATATACAATGTATCTTCAATCCGCCCATAGGCTGTAGGAATGACAACAGGTTGTCCATCATTAATAAAACCAACATGACAGACTAATCCTTCATCTAATATTTGATAAATTGTCTCGCTTTCGTAGTTGGCTCTTTGGGGTATACGTTTAACTGTGGTTCTTGGGCTGGGGGCTTTTGGTTGAGGCATAACTAAAAGTTCCTACTCTATATCGTTAGAGTAATCAGGTAAGTGGAGTGATACAAGAGCCACTTTTCAATTAAATTACCAGTCCACTTACCGCAGATTCGATATTTATGAGGTACAGCAACTGATTGGAAAAAGTAATGAGTAAATTTCTGACTCATTACTTATTACTCATGGTGTACCTCACTTACTTCAAAAGTGCTGTATTTGTAATACTCCTATGGATTTTGTGATTAGTATTGATTCCCAAGCAGCTTTACCTTTACATCGCCAAGTTTATACAGAAATTCGTCAGGCAATTCTTACAGGGAGATTAACTCCAGGAGAAAAACTACCTTCAACTCGTGTGCTGGCTCAATTACTTGGTGTTTCTCGCGCCACCGTTACCCAAAGTTATGAAATGCTTCTGAGTGAAGGTTATCTAGAAACCAGTGTTGGTTCGGGAACCTTTGTCTGTCGTCAACTCCCTGATGATTTACTCAACACCACACCTATTCCACCAAAATTACCAGCAAATCCGCGTCCCATATCCTTATCAACCTATGGCGAAAGGTTGAGTCAGGGTAAATTTTTACACATCCCCGAAACAGATGTCGAGATTAGCTTTAGTTATGGACGACCAGCTTTTGATGAGTTTCCGATTAAGTTGTGGCGTAAGCTCTTATCTCGCCATTGTCAGTCTAGTAAGTCAGTGCTTGATTATACTTACAATTCACAGGGTTATCAACTTTTGCGGGAGGCGATCGCAGCTTATCTATCTCGCTCCAGAGCCGTGAAATGTAACTCTGAGCAAATCATAATTGTCGGTGGTTCACAACAGGGGATTGATTTAATTACTCGTATATTAATTAACCCTGGTGATTGCATAGCAGTGGAAGATCCAGGATATTTAAGTGCTAGACGAGCTTTTTTAGGGCAAGGAGCTAATTTATTTCCTGTAGCTGTAGATCAGTCAGGATTAATTGTCCATCATTTAACAACAGGTATAATTCCTAACATTAAGCTTGTTTATGTCACCCCATCACATCAATTTCCCACAGGTGCGACACTATCGCTGACTCGCAGGTTAGAGTTACTAGCTTGGGCAAAAAAATCAGGGGTAATGATTATTGAAGATGACTATGATAGCGAGTATCGTTATGGTAAACGACCGATTCCCGCATTGCAAGGATTAGACCAAGGTAACTCAGTCATTTATGTGGGGACATTTTCTAAAGTTTTATTTCCGGCCTTACGTCTGGGTTACTTAGTTTTACCTCCAGATTTAGTACCAATATTTGCCCGTGGGAAATTGTTAGCAGATCGGCAATGCAGTTTATTAGAACAATATGCCTTGACAGATTTTATTACCGAAGGACATTTAGAACGACATATTAGACGGATGCGATCGCTTTACGACGGACGCAGGCAAACTTTGGTACAGTCTTTATTTGACCATTTTGGCGACAAAATCAAAATCCTAGGAGAAAATGCCGGAATGCACTTAATGGTCAAGTTCAACACTAAACTCAGTGATGATGAAATAGTTCAGCGTGCTGCCCTGGCTGGAGTGAATATTGGGGCAGCATATCCTCAATATTTAAAAGATAGTCCTGGTAGTGAATTTATTTTTGGATATGCTGAACTCAGTCATCAGAAAATACAAGAGGGAGTGCGTCGATTAGCTCAAGTGATTTTAATTGATTAAGCGGATATGATGTCATACCAATTCACGAAATTACTGATACAAATTACGTATGAATTCAGCACCCAGGAGTCAGAAGTCAGAATTTATCAGGACTGTTATTTAACTAGGATATTCATTTACCAAATCTTCTCCTGATTCTTTAATCCTTCTGACTCCTGAATTCTTACCAAATTACTTCCTCTGCTCCTCTGCTTCCGGTCGCCGAGAGAATTTGAGGTGCTGCTTTATATGTATCACTTCCGTTCAAAAACTACGGAGAGATTATTGGCTGGCATTTCATAAATCTGTTTCAAGACAAGATGTTGGGTTTGAGCAACGGCTATGACATCATCTAAGTTACGCACACCCCATTCTGGGTTTTGGGAACGTAAATATTCATCAAAAGCAGCATTACTTGGGGCTGTATGTTCTCCACCTTGTTTAAAAGGCCCATATAAATAAAGAATACCACCCACAGGTAAAATACGATTTGCCCCTGCCATCAATCCTAAACAAGCTGACCAAGGTGAAATGTGAATCATATTAATATTGACGATGGCGACAATGGGCGAATTATTTAGCAATTGGGTTGTTGTTTCTTGCTCTAGCACCCACACAGGTTCTTTAGCATCCAGTTCCAATGGTGGATAAACATTTTGACATCCATAGTGTTCAGTCCAAGCAACTATACTTGCTCTGGCTTGGGGACTGACATCTGTTGGTAGCCACATCACATTTCTCAGTTGCGATGCAAAATAAATTGCGTGTTCACCTGTACCACTGGCAATTTCCAAGACTGTTCCACTTTTAGGTAATACTTTTAACAGTACGTCGAGAATTGGTTGGCGATTGCGCTCGGTAGCTGGGGCTGATTGTCTTGCATCTTGTGTTGTCATGCTTATGGTTTTAGTGGTTGATTTTACGGTTATTGTGGCAAGTTCAAGGTAAATTTTGCTCCTAGTATCAATTAACTTCTATACATGGGAATACTACGTTTAGAAGTTTTCTCGACTAAAAGTAGTATGGCTGCAACTCAATTTAGTATTCCCGGATATGTAGTTAATGAGCAAATCTATGATGGGTTCAGAACTTTAGTTTACCGAGCGTTCAGAAAAACTGACAATTTACCTGTAGTCCTGAAACTCCTGAGAAATCCTTACCCCAGTTTTAGTGAAATTGTCCAATTTCGCAACCAGTATACAATAGCTAAAAATCTCAATCATCCTGGAATTATTCAAACTTATAGTCTGGAACAGTTTCAAAATAGCTATGTTTTGGTGATGGAAGATTTTGGGGGAATTTCCTTAACCGAATGGCGAAAGGTAATAAGCGGTGAATTTTTTGAGGAATTTTTGCAAATAGCGATCGCCCTCTGTAATATCTTAGATACACTTTACAAAAATCGGATTATTCATAAAGATATTAAACCCAGAAATATCTTAATTAACTCCACAACTAAACAAGTTAAGTTAATTGACTTTAGTATTGCATCTTTATTACCAAGAGAAACTCAAACCTTAGTTAATCCCAACGTATTAGAAGGAACACTTACTTACATTTCTCCAGAACAAACTGGGAGAATGAATCGCGGGGTTGATTATCGCACAGATTTTTATTCCTTGGGTGTAACTTTTTATGAATTACTCACAGGTGAATTGCCATTTGTATCTGATGATGCAATGGAATTATTACATTGTCACATTGCCAAAACACCGACGGGATTAGGAACCAGAAAAGATATTCCCCAAGTTATTTCCAAGATTGTGATGAAATTGATGGCGAAAAACGCCGAAGATAGATATCAAAGCGCATTGGGGCTGAAATTTGATTTAGAAAAATGTTTACAGCAGCTAAAAGAAACTGGTGAGATTCAAAGCTTTGAAATTGCTAGTCGGGATGTGTGCGATCGCTTCATGATTCCTGATCAACTTTATGGCAGAGAAACAGAAGTCAAAACCCTACTCCAAGTATTTGATAGAGTAAGCCAAGGTGCAACCGAAATGATGCTTGTTGCTGGGTTTTCGGGGATTGGAAAAACAGTAGTGATCAACGAAGTCCATAAACCAATTGTCCGCCAACGTGGCTATTTTATCAAAGGTAAATATGACCAATTTCAACGGAATATTCCCTTCAGTGCCTTTGTGCAAGCATTCCGTGATTTAATGGGGCAATTACTCTCAGAATCAAATGCACAATTGCAAACTTGGAAAATCAAAATTTTAGAAGTTGTCGGCGAAAACGGACAAGTTTTAATTGATGTCATTCCCGAATTAGAACGCATTATTGGCGCACAAGAACCTGCTACAGAACTATCAGGAACTGCTGCGGAAAATAGATTTAATTTGCTATTGCAAAAGTTTGTGAAAGTTTTCACTCATCCAGAACATCCCTTAGTGATATTTTTAGATGATTTGCAATGGGCAGACTCCGCATCACTGAAATCGCTACAATTGTTGATGCAAGATACAAAACATTTATTGCTCTTGGGAGCATATCGAGATAATGAAGTATCACCAACTCACCCATTTATCTTGACTGTAGATGAGCTAAAAAAAACAGGCGCAGTTATCAATAAAATTATCCTCCAAGCCTTAAGCGAAACTAATCTCAATCATTTAGTTGCAGATACACTAAATTGTGAATCATCACTTGCCCAACCTTTGACAACATTAATCTATCAAAAAACTAAAGGTAATCCTTTTTTTGCTACCCAGTTTCTCAAAGCCTTAAATAACGAAAACTTGATTACATTTGACTTGGAATATCGTCATTGGCAGTGTGATATTGCTCAAGTGAAAGCTTTAGCAATTACTGATGATGTAGTAGAATTTATGTCATTGCAATTGCAGAAGTTTCCCCAGCAAACTCAAAATATTCTCAAGTTAGCAGCTTGTATTGGGGCGCAGTTTGATTTGCAGACATTGGCAATTATTTCGGAACAAACACCAGAAACAACGGCGGCAGATTTATGGAAAGCTTTGCAAGCAGGATTAATCGTTCCCAATACAGAGATTTATAAATTCTTTGTTCAATATGAATATATTTCTGGTATTTATGCAGCAGCTAATCCAGTTTATCGCTTTTTACATGACCGAGTTCAACAAGCAGCTTATTCCCTGATTCCTGATGACAACAAGCAAGTCACACATCTCAAGATTGGACAGTTACTGCTGCAAAATTCTGCCGCCATAGAACGAGAAGAAAAACTGTTTGATATTGTGGGACATTTAAACCAAGGACAAGCATTAATTAATCAACCACAGGAACGAGAAGCTTTAGCAGAACTTAACTTGCAAGCTGGGAATAAAGCCCGACATTCAACCGCTTACACCGCCGCTAGAGAATACTTTCAGACTGGTATTGACTTATTAGAGGTTAATTGTTGGCAAAGTCAGTATGAATTAGCTTTGAATTTATATATAGCTGCAACGGAAGCCAGTTATTTGAATGGTGATTTTAATGGTATGGAACAACTTGCAGCCGTAGTATTGCAGCAGGCACAGAGCATTGTTGACAAAGTTAAAATCTACGAAATTCAAATTGCCGCATTAACAGCAAGTAGTCAAATATTAGCAGCGATCGCAGTCGGCAGAGAAGCTCTAGCCCAATTGGGAGTTGAATTACCCAGCCAAGTAGACGAAACTGAGATTGGCAAAGCTTTAGCAGCAGTTAACCAGCAACTCCAAGGACGAGAAATTGCTGCATTGATTGACTTACCTCTGATGAGTGAACCTCAAGCTCAAGCTGCAATCCAGATATTAAGTATGTTGTTTCCACCAGTGTTACTGGGAATGCCTGGTTTAATGCCCATTCTCGGCGCAACAATGGTACGCTTATCCCTAGAGTTTGGCAATACTCCCGCCTCCATCCCTGGCTATGCAATTCATGGGATGGTGATGTGTGCCTTTTTTAGCGAAGTCGAAATCGGTTATGAATTTGGTAAATTATCCCTCTCCTTACTAGAGAAGTTGAATGCTCAAGGTATGAAGTGCATCACTCTTAATCTGTTTGGGGCT carries:
- a CDS encoding collagen-like protein; this translates as MSDCCSEIKSELAALRAEVARIANLKSNPVDEYARRLAKEALKTAYLADANAYKALAGVEDVRAEIKELKAILVAVAAAAALAAAAMAAAGAAASAAAGAVAKASEALGKIAGLLDKISTILELIDSLLFLKHLVQQIQQGQLSLEDTVNALQLGVNALRGQVGRGGPPGRDGRPGRDGRNGNDGRPGRDGRNGVDGRLGRDGQRGLPGNDGRRGLPGRDGLRGLPGRDGRPGLPGRDGLRGLPGSDGRPGLPGRDGRNGVDGRNGQDGQPGRNGVDGRNGSDGQPGRNGVDGRNGRDGQPGRNGVDGRNGQDGQVTTITLERVKVENKFEYIYRPAPAPIVIHGRDGKNGLAGRDGRDGRDGRNGVDAVLKPYPIPRNGVDGRPGRDGRNGLDGRPGRPGLRGLPGTNGRNGVDGRTGLNGRNGTDGRNGVDGRTGLNGRNGTDGRNGLNGRNGTDGRNGVDGRTGLNGRNGVDGRNGLNGRNGTDGRNGVDGRTGLNGRNGTDGRNGVDGKNGYGVNGRDGVDGRNGLNGRDGVDGKDGKPGEDADVKFVSIQVPTCVCEQQPDGSWKPKRVNTTVTAIANKSGTANNSKTIISEHEELCKANEELCLAKNKEFEAYLSVPDHWPTRSGQKPQLAIQYAENKGNGKIGRTRWTLLLPHYRYGQTHDPKFPDYEKGSFLGVQELNDNSKITVWCKSKQECLRIIGILKQYVEPKFLENINPPTVTDSNASRKESSVTPTLMQFFPNGQKDDAPAWSKKLRKK
- a CDS encoding collagen-like protein, whose product is MMPININDDEFPAANDDTLNLVQIVKSLVYLVKRITGKSSWKHEPDLTLDALNSAFLDGTLKGEKGDKGDTGEQGSQGIQGEKGDKGDPGSNANVTPGAWQTPTLQNGWSTFDVTPKYRKLADGRLEVKGSVKFNSIPALPSTIFTLPVGYRPIEIQRLSCVTQFNAENRAARIAVGTDGAVFFTGVSNATVTNTSISNFPLNFVCPLD
- a CDS encoding anion transporter; translation: MIVLRYLVILLTYIGLGLGYLPGLRMNRATIALVGAAFLMALGLLDLSAAWSAIDYKTLVFLFGMMIISANLAASGFFQLAVDYTIRYVHSPLGLLIVLTFGSGFLSALFLNDTIALILTPLVVGITQLLSLNPIPYLLALAGATNLGSVATLSGNPQNILIGSFSGISYLDFAKALTPLALIGLVIQVGWLWWLYPEVRSLHPYLKVELPRYRTFKPLLVKSLLITTGLLIAFLLGIPTAEATLIAAGLLLVTRRIKPARILPKVDWDLLLMFCGLFILTEGVQKLGALEWFSPFVHTPWSILGVTVLLSNLVSNVPAVLLLHHLIPHPDKQTWLLLAAASTLAGNLTLLGSVANLIVAEAVAKKGYRLTFGEHLRFGLPLTVVTLALTYVWIFKLRVW
- a CDS encoding pyridoxamine 5'-phosphate oxidase family protein; translation: MPQPKAPSPRTTVKRIPQRANYESETIYQILDEGLVCHVGFINDGQPVVIPTAYGRIEDTLYIHGSPASRMLRSLQQGIDVCVTVTLIDGLVLARSAFHHSMNYRSVVIFGKATLIEDAAQKLAALQAFTEHVILGRWQEVRSPNHQELSRTIVLSLPLTEASAKIRTGGPIDDEVDYQIPVWAGEIPLKLTAAVPINDAKLAPNIAVPPNFKNYTRPQKLN
- a CDS encoding PLP-dependent aminotransferase family protein; amino-acid sequence: MDFVISIDSQAALPLHRQVYTEIRQAILTGRLTPGEKLPSTRVLAQLLGVSRATVTQSYEMLLSEGYLETSVGSGTFVCRQLPDDLLNTTPIPPKLPANPRPISLSTYGERLSQGKFLHIPETDVEISFSYGRPAFDEFPIKLWRKLLSRHCQSSKSVLDYTYNSQGYQLLREAIAAYLSRSRAVKCNSEQIIIVGGSQQGIDLITRILINPGDCIAVEDPGYLSARRAFLGQGANLFPVAVDQSGLIVHHLTTGIIPNIKLVYVTPSHQFPTGATLSLTRRLELLAWAKKSGVMIIEDDYDSEYRYGKRPIPALQGLDQGNSVIYVGTFSKVLFPALRLGYLVLPPDLVPIFARGKLLADRQCSLLEQYALTDFITEGHLERHIRRMRSLYDGRRQTLVQSLFDHFGDKIKILGENAGMHLMVKFNTKLSDDEIVQRAALAGVNIGAAYPQYLKDSPGSEFIFGYAELSHQKIQEGVRRLAQVILID